A genomic segment from Desulfurispirillum indicum S5 encodes:
- the nuoL gene encoding NADH-quinone oxidoreductase subunit L has protein sequence MIEFAISNAWLIGIMPILAGCVALLVVKPWPKLAHTVVIVPSAIGWYLATLILIGAFMGYDLSSSQWSYRLLTTGDFDLNFGIRVDNLTALMLFIVMTVSTLVQLFSTKYVEGDGGYSRFFAFLGLFTSSMLGLILVDNLLGLFIFWELVGVSSFLLIGHWYQKPSAAAAAKKAFITNRVGDFGFLIGIMIIFATTGTLEFSGLREAIVAGDLSGWILTAAGIGIFFGAIGKSAQWPLHVWLPDAMEGPTPVSALIHAATMVAAGVYMVGKIYFLFEASATTLQFIAWIGAVTAFLAACIAVVQYDIKKALAYSTVSQLGFMMFALGMGPIGYAAGLFHLMTHAFFKGMMFLDSGSVIHGCHHEQDMRRMGGLRKSMPFTAGIMLLGCLAIAGVPPFSGFFSKDEVLAAAAAMNPMIFILGAVTAGLTAFYMFRMYFMTFHGEYRGHAHPHESPWQMTVPLGILGFFTVTAGWLALPHFWGGPNYIAEFLVYTPVTDASTYLKLNVGVMVLATLISLGSITLAYLMYSKGTICPEKMKQRFSYLHKLLTYKFFYDEVYNAMCKHVVVGAANVSWWFDRVVIDGIVNSIGSGTYSGGNTLRRLQWGSAQSYLSVLVIAVAIIAALLFI, from the coding sequence ATGATTGAATTTGCCATATCAAACGCGTGGCTTATCGGTATCATGCCCATCCTGGCGGGCTGTGTGGCCCTGCTGGTGGTCAAGCCGTGGCCGAAGCTGGCCCACACTGTGGTGATTGTGCCTTCGGCCATTGGCTGGTATCTGGCGACGCTGATTCTCATCGGGGCCTTCATGGGCTACGATCTGTCATCCTCCCAGTGGAGCTACCGACTGCTCACCACCGGGGACTTTGACCTGAATTTCGGCATCCGGGTGGATAACCTGACGGCCCTGATGCTCTTTATCGTCATGACCGTCAGCACCCTGGTGCAGCTGTTTTCCACCAAGTATGTGGAAGGCGATGGCGGCTACTCCCGTTTCTTCGCCTTCCTGGGCCTGTTCACTTCGTCCATGCTGGGGCTGATCCTGGTGGACAACCTGCTTGGCCTGTTCATCTTCTGGGAGCTGGTGGGTGTCTCTTCCTTCCTGCTGATCGGACACTGGTATCAGAAGCCTTCGGCGGCGGCAGCGGCCAAGAAGGCCTTCATCACCAACCGGGTGGGCGACTTCGGTTTCCTCATCGGTATCATGATTATCTTCGCCACTACCGGAACCCTGGAGTTCTCAGGGCTGCGTGAAGCCATTGTGGCCGGTGATCTCTCCGGCTGGATTCTGACCGCTGCCGGTATCGGTATCTTCTTTGGTGCCATTGGCAAATCTGCCCAGTGGCCCCTGCATGTGTGGTTGCCCGATGCCATGGAAGGCCCCACTCCCGTTTCGGCCCTGATCCACGCCGCCACCATGGTTGCCGCTGGTGTCTACATGGTGGGCAAGATCTACTTCCTCTTTGAAGCTTCTGCCACGACCCTGCAGTTCATTGCCTGGATCGGTGCGGTAACCGCCTTCCTGGCGGCCTGCATTGCGGTGGTACAGTATGACATCAAAAAGGCCCTGGCCTACTCCACTGTATCCCAGCTGGGCTTCATGATGTTCGCCCTGGGCATGGGCCCTATCGGCTACGCGGCCGGTCTGTTCCACCTCATGACCCACGCCTTCTTCAAGGGCATGATGTTCCTGGACAGTGGTTCCGTCATTCACGGCTGTCACCACGAACAGGATATGCGCCGCATGGGCGGCCTGCGCAAGAGCATGCCCTTCACGGCAGGCATCATGCTGCTGGGCTGTCTGGCCATTGCGGGCGTTCCTCCCTTCAGCGGCTTCTTCAGTAAGGATGAAGTGCTGGCGGCTGCAGCGGCCATGAACCCGATGATCTTTATCCTGGGTGCTGTGACGGCTGGTCTGACCGCCTTCTACATGTTCCGCATGTACTTTATGACTTTCCACGGCGAGTACCGCGGCCATGCTCACCCCCACGAGTCTCCCTGGCAGATGACCGTGCCCCTGGGTATTCTTGGCTTCTTCACCGTCACTGCTGGCTGGCTGGCCCTACCCCACTTCTGGGGAGGACCCAATTATATTGCCGAATTCCTCGTCTACACGCCGGTGACCGATGCCAGCACCTACCTGAAGCTCAACGTGGGCGTCATGGTACTGGCCACCCTCATCAGCCTTGGCAGCATCACCCTGGCCTACCTCATGTACTCCAAGGGAACCATCTGCCCCGAGAAGATGAAGCAGCGCTTCAGCTACCTGCACAAACTGCTGACCTACAAGTTCTTCTACGATGAAGTATATAACGCCATGTGCAAGCACGTGGTGGTAGGCGCGGCGAACGTGAGCTGGTGGTTTGACCGCGTGGTTATCGATGGAATCGTCAACAGCATCGGTTCTGGCACCTACAGCGGTGGCAACACCCTGCGTCGCCTGCAGTGGGGCAGTGCCCAGTCCTACCTGTCTGTCCTGGTCATCGCTGTCGCCATTATCGCAGCGCTGCTGTTTATTTAG
- a CDS encoding methyl-accepting chemotaxis protein: METFASTFRDAGSFFSEEQARQIARNDQQVMLQGELDGVPVSVLGRAVTDFSGNPLGVLEIAMDRSIYESYIAGFRAALISISVIAVIVGTLVAYVISQSVLTALNQVRSVTENLAVGDGDLTVRLPEQGSDELACLSNNINVFLAKTEGIITNVRASTEGVASSSEQLSSSSNEMSVGMNMQAQAITQISTAVSEMAETVNVVARNMSEVLGSSQNALQVARAGGDTVGQSVQEMTTIASEVDRTAHSARELEEKSRRVEEVIQVINDIADQTNLLALNAAIEAARAGDAGRGFAVVADEVRKLAERSTQSTGEIIGIVKTIQTGVNTVTNALAKVNEKVQNGAQLSEQTSGAFASILREMDALMHLIEDNVAAIEEMSKTTDHINDDIQSISSASEETAKASEEVSFAAGDLARLAAEVRQHISAFRTGSSSEEANDIKRIALYDNSRK, translated from the coding sequence GTGGAAACCTTTGCGTCCACTTTCCGCGATGCCGGTTCATTCTTCAGTGAGGAACAGGCCCGTCAGATTGCACGCAACGACCAGCAGGTGATGCTGCAAGGTGAGCTTGACGGGGTGCCGGTAAGCGTGCTGGGCCGGGCGGTTACCGATTTCTCCGGCAATCCCCTGGGTGTGCTGGAAATCGCGATGGATCGCAGTATCTATGAATCCTATATCGCCGGGTTTCGTGCGGCGCTTATCTCTATCAGCGTGATTGCGGTTATCGTTGGCACACTGGTAGCCTATGTCATCTCCCAGTCGGTGCTTACGGCGCTCAATCAAGTGCGCAGCGTGACGGAGAACCTGGCAGTGGGCGATGGAGACCTGACGGTGCGGCTGCCTGAACAGGGCTCCGATGAGCTGGCCTGCCTGAGCAATAATATCAATGTGTTCCTGGCGAAAACAGAAGGGATCATCACCAATGTCAGGGCTTCCACGGAAGGCGTTGCTTCATCCAGCGAGCAGCTCAGCAGTTCATCCAACGAGATGTCTGTGGGCATGAACATGCAGGCCCAGGCGATCACACAGATATCCACAGCGGTCAGCGAAATGGCTGAGACCGTCAATGTGGTTGCCCGCAATATGTCAGAGGTGCTGGGGAGCTCGCAGAATGCGCTGCAGGTTGCCCGGGCTGGTGGCGATACGGTAGGTCAGTCGGTGCAGGAGATGACTACCATTGCCAGCGAAGTGGATCGCACGGCACACTCTGCCCGCGAACTGGAAGAGAAGAGTCGCCGGGTGGAAGAGGTCATTCAGGTGATCAATGATATCGCCGATCAGACCAACCTGCTGGCTCTCAACGCCGCCATTGAGGCGGCCCGTGCCGGCGATGCCGGCAGAGGATTTGCCGTGGTGGCTGACGAGGTGCGCAAGCTGGCCGAGCGCAGCACCCAGTCGACAGGTGAAATCATCGGTATCGTCAAGACAATTCAGACCGGGGTGAACACGGTGACAAACGCCCTGGCCAAGGTGAACGAGAAGGTTCAGAACGGCGCACAGCTCTCGGAACAGACCAGTGGGGCTTTCGCCAGTATTCTGCGGGAGATGGACGCCCTGATGCACCTGATTGAAGATAATGTGGCCGCTATTGAGGAGATGTCCAAGACCACCGACCATATCAATGATGATATTCAGTCCATTTCGTCGGCTTCGGAAGAGACCGCCAAAGCTTCGGAGGAGGTTTCCTTTGCAGCAGGTGACCTGGCGCGGCTGGCAGCTGAGGTGCGGCAGCATATCAGCGCCTTCAGGACAGGCTCTTCTTCCGAGGAGGCAAACGATATCAAAAGGATAGCGCTCTATGACAACTCACGCAAGTAA
- a CDS encoding complex I subunit 4 family protein yields the protein MFVNPTELNTLSITALMLIPLIGVLIIALQGKSENTKAPHFIAAATTFTVFVLSLVMAFAYWPHAGGENQYLFRDTWNWIPFLNTSYDVAVDGLSMPMVVLTTFLLFICALASWNIGDKRPKLYFALFLFLETALIGVFTSVDMLLFFIFWELELIPMYFLIGIWGGARREYASTKFILYTVLASAGMFISLLAIYFFVGAYSFDYVTVSQSGILRELSMFVQVLLFAGFFLCFAVKLPVVPLHTWLPDAHVEAPTPVSVLLAGVLLKMGAYGLFRFNFGLFPEATQYLATTLAVLGVINIVYGAMLALAQTDMKKVIAYSSVSHMGFILLGLASLNHMAFNGGILQMFAHGTITAMMFLMVGVVYDRTHTRDIAKLGGLAQQMPMASALFLITSFAAVGVPGFNGFIAEVLTYVGAFQAFPVLTIIACLGVVLSAAYMLWLQERVFFGPRKAVWNGLRDMNGLEKFNMFACLFVVMLTGILPFLILDIINPATVQLLGLLG from the coding sequence ATGTTTGTGAATCCAACCGAACTCAATACCCTGTCAATCACGGCATTGATGCTCATTCCTCTGATTGGTGTGCTCATCATTGCCCTGCAGGGCAAGTCGGAGAACACGAAGGCTCCCCACTTTATTGCGGCAGCAACCACCTTTACGGTATTCGTGCTCTCCCTCGTTATGGCTTTTGCCTACTGGCCCCATGCCGGTGGTGAAAACCAGTACCTGTTCCGCGATACCTGGAACTGGATCCCTTTCCTGAACACCAGCTATGACGTGGCGGTGGATGGGCTGTCCATGCCCATGGTGGTTCTGACCACGTTCCTGCTGTTCATCTGTGCTCTGGCATCGTGGAATATCGGTGACAAGCGGCCCAAGCTCTACTTCGCCCTCTTCCTGTTCCTGGAGACGGCTCTCATCGGGGTATTCACCTCCGTTGACATGCTGCTGTTCTTCATTTTCTGGGAGCTGGAGCTGATCCCCATGTACTTCCTGATCGGAATCTGGGGTGGCGCGCGCCGTGAGTATGCCTCCACCAAATTCATTCTCTACACCGTACTGGCTTCCGCGGGCATGTTTATCTCCCTGCTGGCCATCTACTTCTTTGTTGGAGCCTACAGCTTCGACTACGTGACTGTTTCCCAGAGTGGAATCCTGCGTGAACTGAGCATGTTTGTACAGGTACTCCTGTTTGCCGGTTTCTTCCTGTGCTTCGCCGTCAAGCTGCCGGTGGTGCCCCTGCACACCTGGTTGCCCGACGCTCACGTGGAAGCGCCCACTCCCGTTTCGGTTCTGCTGGCGGGTGTGCTGCTGAAGATGGGTGCCTACGGCCTGTTCCGCTTTAACTTCGGCCTCTTCCCCGAGGCAACCCAGTACCTGGCCACCACTCTGGCGGTGCTTGGTGTCATCAATATTGTGTATGGCGCCATGCTGGCCCTGGCCCAGACGGATATGAAGAAGGTTATCGCCTACAGTTCCGTTTCCCACATGGGCTTTATCCTCCTCGGTCTGGCCAGTCTCAACCACATGGCCTTTAACGGCGGTATTCTGCAGATGTTTGCCCACGGCACCATCACAGCCATGATGTTCCTCATGGTGGGCGTGGTTTACGACCGCACCCACACCCGAGACATCGCCAAACTGGGCGGCCTGGCGCAGCAGATGCCCATGGCTTCGGCCCTGTTCCTGATCACCTCTTTTGCCGCCGTGGGTGTGCCAGGCTTCAATGGCTTTATCGCTGAAGTTCTCACCTATGTGGGCGCCTTCCAGGCCTTCCCCGTGCTGACCATCATCGCCTGTCTGGGTGTGGTTCTGTCAGCAGCCTATATGCTGTGGCTGCAGGAGCGGGTCTTCTTTGGACCCCGCAAGGCAGTGTGGAATGGGCTCAGGGATATGAACGGTCTGGAGAAATTCAATATGTTCGCCTGTCTGTTTGTCGTCATGCTTACCGGTATCCTGCCATTCCTTATACTGGATATTATCAACCCGGCGACAGTTCAGCTCCTCGGGCTGTTAGGTTAG
- a CDS encoding NADH-quinone oxidoreductase subunit N translates to MTHQADLIMIFPELLVIAAIFIATVADLFIRKENKHAVGYMCILGLIAALAVLIGIKDYATTFTYSGMFEHTGYSWWFRVMMLCGGILTLMMSFVYARERQTKEGEFYYLIAIATLGGMVLAGAGNMVTVFLGLELLSITSYVLVGMQREKAFAAEASFKYMLYGAVSSAVMLFGFAIIFGLTGTLNLAEAGAVLGQVLQGESSPAATMAMIMVLGGLGYKLAVVPFHQWCPDVYQGASYPVTAFLSVVSKIAGFAIIIRLIDYVFMGNGLDALAGQWAVAFAVIAAASMILGNMAALAQTNVKRLLAYSSISHAGYVLVGIVAFMAVNDTPANIAFLDGATSAVFYLFGYLFMNIGAFAGLMHFSRMAGSAEISDIAGLAKRSPAVAFVTASCFVSLAGLPPFIGFLGKFYLFGAAVQSGYIWLALLGLLMSIVSLFYYAKVIKALYFDEQTVELKETSPSGAGVTSALGFSFAGILLTMFLAEPIINVIRWSMERL, encoded by the coding sequence ATGACGCACCAAGCGGATCTCATTATGATATTTCCCGAACTGCTGGTCATAGCAGCCATATTCATCGCCACGGTCGCTGACCTGTTCATCCGCAAGGAGAACAAACATGCGGTCGGCTACATGTGCATACTGGGCCTGATAGCGGCCCTGGCAGTTCTGATCGGCATCAAGGATTACGCAACCACGTTTACCTACTCGGGCATGTTTGAGCACACGGGCTACTCCTGGTGGTTCCGGGTCATGATGCTCTGTGGCGGTATTCTGACTCTCATGATGTCCTTTGTCTATGCGCGCGAGCGGCAGACCAAAGAGGGCGAATTCTACTACCTGATTGCCATTGCCACCCTGGGTGGCATGGTGCTGGCGGGTGCCGGAAACATGGTGACCGTGTTCCTGGGCCTGGAACTGCTGAGCATTACCTCTTACGTGCTGGTAGGCATGCAGCGGGAGAAGGCTTTCGCCGCCGAGGCTTCCTTTAAATACATGCTCTATGGAGCAGTCTCCTCAGCGGTCATGCTCTTCGGCTTTGCCATCATCTTCGGCCTGACCGGAACGCTCAATCTGGCGGAAGCTGGCGCGGTGCTTGGACAGGTGCTGCAGGGTGAGTCGAGCCCCGCTGCCACCATGGCCATGATCATGGTTCTGGGTGGTCTGGGCTACAAGCTGGCCGTAGTGCCTTTCCACCAGTGGTGTCCCGATGTGTACCAGGGCGCCTCATATCCCGTAACCGCATTTTTGTCCGTGGTTTCCAAGATTGCGGGCTTTGCCATCATCATCCGTCTCATTGACTATGTATTCATGGGCAATGGCCTGGATGCCCTGGCAGGACAATGGGCGGTGGCTTTTGCGGTCATCGCGGCTGCCAGTATGATTCTCGGGAACATGGCGGCGCTGGCGCAGACCAATGTCAAGCGCCTGCTGGCCTATTCCAGTATCTCCCACGCCGGTTATGTGCTGGTGGGCATCGTGGCCTTCATGGCCGTCAATGACACACCAGCCAATATCGCCTTCCTGGATGGCGCCACCTCTGCGGTGTTTTACCTCTTTGGCTATCTGTTCATGAATATTGGCGCTTTCGCTGGTCTGATGCACTTCAGCCGCATGGCGGGCAGTGCCGAGATCAGCGATATTGCCGGCCTGGCCAAACGCAGCCCGGCTGTGGCCTTTGTCACCGCCTCCTGCTTTGTAAGTCTGGCGGGCCTGCCGCCCTTCATTGGCTTCCTGGGGAAATTCTACCTCTTTGGGGCGGCGGTGCAGAGCGGGTATATCTGGCTGGCCCTGCTGGGTCTGCTCATGAGCATTGTCTCCCTGTTCTATTACGCCAAGGTTATCAAGGCACTGTACTTTGACGAGCAGACCGTGGAACTGAAGGAGACATCTCCTTCCGGTGCTGGCGTTACCAGTGCGCTGGGCTTCAGCTTTGCCGGTATCCTGTTGACCATGTTCCTGGCAGAGCCCATTATCAATGTCATCCGTTGGTCAATGGAGCGCCTCTAG
- a CDS encoding NADH-quinone oxidoreductase subunit J family protein yields the protein MAEFVYHLVFYMLVVTILASGLAMIFTRNIVASVTCLVGTFLGVAGIFFLLNAEFIGVVQIMVYAGGLSLLIIFAIMLTDPRDHEVDRPKSGNVMLAAAVSGILFIMMVIAISTAQWSFSDAEPLTTQPAVYIGIQYFTNYIVPFYLAAILLSMALTGAIVLAKKEGEDEKC from the coding sequence ATGGCAGAATTTGTATACCATCTCGTGTTCTACATGCTGGTTGTGACGATCCTGGCCAGTGGTCTTGCCATGATTTTCACCCGCAATATCGTCGCCAGCGTTACCTGTCTGGTGGGCACCTTCCTGGGTGTGGCCGGCATCTTCTTCCTGCTCAATGCCGAGTTTATCGGCGTTGTCCAGATCATGGTCTATGCGGGCGGTCTTTCCCTGCTGATCATCTTCGCCATCATGCTGACCGACCCCCGCGACCATGAGGTTGACCGTCCCAAATCCGGCAATGTGATGCTGGCGGCGGCGGTAAGCGGTATTCTCTTCATCATGATGGTCATTGCCATCAGCACGGCCCAGTGGAGCTTCTCCGACGCCGAGCCTCTGACGACGCAGCCAGCGGTCTACATCGGCATCCAGTACTTCACCAACTACATAGTACCCTTCTACCTGGCGGCCATTCTCCTCTCCATGGCCCTGACCGGTGCCATTGTTCTGGCGAAGAAGGAAGGGGAGGATGAAAAATGCTGA
- a CDS encoding NADH-quinone oxidoreductase subunit D has protein sequence MTTTPQSTLAPALFKHDYESDLMTLAMGPHHPSTHGVLQIMLKLDGEVVVEAEPVIGFLHRSMERMGQERPWIQYTAALNRVDYLATIHSEVPYCVAAERIAGLEVPERAQWLRVLMMELNRIHSHLLWVGTFLLDMGATTIVMYSLRERELILDIMEEVTGMRMMNNYTRIGGVRYDMTPNSIEKTREFIKSFPQALSDMEAIITGNPIVRGRLIGKGLLTKQQAIDFGAMGPISRASGVDFDLRRDRPDFVYDKLDFKVPVFQEGDNFARYMVRMEEMKESLRMVEQCLDMMPEGPVKVEKPKIGPMWKAPAGEAYAEVESARGILGTYVVSDGSGNPMRTKLRGASFSNLHAFAQTLVGINISEVVILLGTYDVVLPEIDR, from the coding sequence ATGACAACAACACCCCAAAGCACCCTGGCACCCGCCCTGTTCAAACACGATTACGAAAGTGATCTGATGACCCTGGCCATGGGACCGCACCACCCATCCACCCACGGCGTACTGCAGATTATGCTGAAGCTTGATGGTGAGGTCGTGGTGGAAGCAGAGCCGGTTATCGGCTTCCTGCACCGCTCCATGGAGCGCATGGGCCAGGAACGTCCCTGGATCCAATATACGGCTGCCCTCAACCGGGTAGACTATCTGGCCACGATCCACAGCGAGGTTCCCTACTGCGTGGCCGCCGAGCGTATCGCCGGACTCGAAGTCCCCGAGCGCGCCCAGTGGCTGCGTGTTCTGATGATGGAGCTCAACCGCATCCACTCCCACCTGCTGTGGGTGGGAACCTTCCTGCTGGATATGGGCGCCACTACCATCGTCATGTACTCCCTGCGTGAACGTGAACTCATTCTGGATATCATGGAAGAGGTCACGGGCATGCGCATGATGAACAACTACACCCGCATCGGTGGTGTTCGTTACGACATGACCCCCAACTCCATTGAAAAGACCCGGGAATTCATCAAGAGCTTCCCTCAGGCCCTCAGCGATATGGAAGCCATTATTACCGGCAACCCCATTGTGCGGGGCCGTCTGATCGGCAAAGGCCTTCTCACAAAACAGCAGGCCATCGACTTTGGCGCCATGGGCCCCATATCCCGTGCCTCCGGCGTGGATTTTGACCTGCGCCGTGATCGCCCCGATTTCGTCTACGACAAGCTGGACTTCAAGGTTCCCGTCTTCCAGGAGGGCGACAACTTTGCCCGTTACATGGTGCGCATGGAGGAGATGAAAGAGTCCCTCAGGATGGTTGAGCAGTGCCTGGATATGATGCCCGAGGGCCCGGTCAAGGTGGAAAAACCGAAAATCGGCCCCATGTGGAAAGCCCCCGCCGGCGAGGCCTATGCGGAAGTGGAGTCTGCCCGCGGCATCCTGGGAACCTACGTGGTTTCCGATGGCAGCGGCAACCCCATGCGTACCAAGTTGCGCGGAGCTTCCTTCAGCAACCTGCACGCCTTTGCCCAGACCCTGGTGGGCATCAACATTTCCGAAGTGGTAATTTTGCTTGGAACCTACGACGTAGTCCTCCCAGAGATCGACAGATAG
- a CDS encoding NADH-quinone oxidoreductase subunit I: MAHDEHSTATPASEPSVAVKTIEAVAAGAKAISIGMKTVLKYAGGPRPTREYPEVVRPLPERSRGRLYFIEEKCIACNMCVKACPIDVIQLEFHREDREVDGKVKKVPVIDKYTVDIGECISCGLCAEHCPTDAVFQSQEYETAYYYKELFVMNKDELAMTFPEYIEKKSRELKGK; encoded by the coding sequence ATGGCTCATGATGAACACTCCACTGCCACTCCAGCCAGCGAACCAAGCGTGGCTGTGAAGACAATTGAAGCGGTTGCAGCCGGGGCAAAGGCCATCAGCATCGGCATGAAGACCGTTCTCAAATATGCTGGCGGTCCCCGCCCCACCCGGGAATATCCCGAAGTGGTGCGACCACTGCCCGAGCGCTCCCGCGGCCGCCTGTACTTCATTGAAGAAAAGTGCATCGCCTGCAATATGTGCGTCAAGGCGTGCCCTATCGATGTCATTCAACTGGAATTCCATCGCGAGGACCGCGAAGTGGATGGCAAGGTCAAGAAGGTACCCGTCATCGACAAGTACACCGTGGATATCGGCGAGTGCATCTCCTGCGGCCTGTGCGCCGAGCACTGCCCCACCGATGCGGTATTCCAGTCTCAGGAGTACGAGACGGCGTACTACTATAAGGAACTCTTTGTCATGAACAAAGATGAACTGGCCATGACGTTTCCTGAGTACATCGAGAAAAAATCACGGGAACTGAAAGGAAAGTAG
- the nuoK gene encoding NADH-quinone oxidoreductase subunit NuoK, protein MSITLNHFLFLASAVFCLGIFGIIASRNAIKVLLSIEVMLAGVTMAFIAISKYVTPDTLEGQIITIFILTVAAAEAAVGLAILLVVYRNYKTVDMSKFNVLKW, encoded by the coding sequence CTGAGTATAACCCTGAACCACTTTCTCTTTCTGGCATCGGCAGTCTTCTGCCTGGGGATTTTCGGCATTATTGCCAGCCGCAATGCCATTAAAGTGCTCCTGAGTATTGAAGTCATGCTGGCAGGCGTTACCATGGCCTTTATCGCCATATCCAAGTACGTCACTCCCGATACCCTTGAGGGTCAGATCATCACCATCTTCATCCTGACGGTGGCTGCGGCGGAAGCGGCAGTGGGTCTGGCTATCCTTCTGGTCGTGTACCGCAACTACAAGACGGTTGACATGTCCAAATTCAACGTGCTGAAGTGGTGA
- the nuoH gene encoding NADH-quinone oxidoreductase subunit NuoH, which translates to MFFSFTQAWPLWAQQIFYAVVPAVLVVAVALTSVILLVWYERRWLGFLQHRYGPNRVGPFGLLQLIADSIKMLTKEDIMNRGVHKALFTIAPIIAMSAAIIAWAVIPFGENQVISNMDMGIFFLFAVAGLGTFATIIAGYASDNKWSTLGAMRGVGQAISYEIPLLFSIVPIFLMAGSFNLQEIVLQQQGGWYFWHQPLAFILFYICMTAEVNRTPFDLPESESELVSGFNTEYSGFKFGGFFMAEYIASLTMCALLTLLFFGGWYLPFANIPAIASLHTGMSGYFINPIVFLAKTYFFFGVTVWVRATLPRVTIGMLLSLAWKGLIPLTILNIFVTGIVLYLVR; encoded by the coding sequence ATGTTCTTTTCCTTTACACAGGCCTGGCCACTGTGGGCTCAGCAGATTTTTTACGCCGTTGTGCCTGCTGTGCTGGTGGTGGCGGTGGCTCTGACTTCCGTTATCCTGCTTGTCTGGTATGAGCGCCGCTGGCTTGGCTTTCTCCAGCACCGCTATGGTCCCAACCGCGTTGGACCCTTCGGCCTGCTGCAGCTCATCGCCGATTCCATAAAGATGCTGACCAAAGAAGACATCATGAATCGTGGTGTCCACAAGGCTCTGTTTACCATTGCTCCCATTATTGCCATGAGTGCTGCCATCATTGCCTGGGCGGTTATTCCTTTCGGGGAGAACCAGGTGATCAGCAATATGGACATGGGGATTTTCTTCCTCTTCGCCGTTGCTGGCCTGGGAACCTTTGCCACCATTATTGCCGGCTATGCCAGCGACAACAAGTGGAGTACCCTGGGCGCCATGCGCGGTGTGGGGCAGGCGATCAGCTATGAAATTCCCCTACTCTTCTCCATCGTGCCCATCTTCCTCATGGCAGGTTCCTTCAACCTGCAGGAAATTGTGCTGCAGCAGCAGGGTGGCTGGTACTTCTGGCATCAGCCTCTGGCCTTTATCCTCTTTTACATATGCATGACCGCTGAGGTGAACCGCACGCCCTTTGACCTGCCCGAGTCGGAAAGTGAGCTGGTCTCCGGCTTTAACACCGAGTACTCCGGCTTCAAGTTCGGCGGCTTCTTCATGGCGGAGTACATCGCATCCCTGACCATGTGCGCCCTGCTGACCCTGCTGTTCTTCGGCGGCTGGTACCTGCCCTTCGCCAACATCCCCGCCATTGCGTCACTGCATACGGGCATGAGCGGCTACTTCATCAACCCCATTGTCTTCCTGGCCAAAACCTACTTCTTCTTCGGTGTCACCGTCTGGGTACGGGCTACCCTGCCCCGGGTCACCATCGGCATGCTGCTGAGCCTGGCCTGGAAGGGTCTGATTCCCCTGACCATCCTGAACATCTTTGTGACAGGCATTGTCCTGTACCTTGTGAGGTAA